From Streptomyces chrestomyceticus JCM 4735, one genomic window encodes:
- a CDS encoding flavin monoamine oxidase family protein produces MTVPTAAHHADAQPPITMFGPDFPYAYDDFLAHPAGLGQVPATEHGKEVAVIGGGLSGIITAYELMKMGLRPVVYEADQIGGRLRTVGFEGCDPGLTAEMGAMRFPPSSTALQYYIDLVGLETKPFPNPLAPDTPSTVVDLKGESHYARTVEDLPEVYTQVMDAWNACLEEGADFSDMNRAIRERDVPRIREIWSRLVEKLDNQTFYGYLCDSSAFKSFRHREIFGQVGFGTGGWDTDFPNSILEILRVVYTEADDHHRGIVGGSQQLPLRLWEREPEKLVHWAPGTSLSSLHDGTPRPAVTRLHRTAGNRITVTDASGDIRTYEAAVFTAQSWMLLSKIACDDALFPIDHWTAMERTHYMESSKLFVPVDRPFWLDKDEETGRDVMSMTLTDRMTRGTYLLDDGPDKPAVICLSYTWCDDSLKWLPLNANDRMEVMLKSLSEIYPKVDIRKHIIGNPVTVSWENEPYFMGAFKANLPGHYRYQRRLFTHFMQDRLPEDKRGLFLAGDDISWTAGWAEGAVQTALNAVWGVMTQFGGSTDPANPGPGDVYDEIAPVELPED; encoded by the coding sequence ATGACCGTGCCCACCGCCGCCCACCACGCGGACGCCCAGCCGCCCATCACCATGTTCGGCCCGGACTTCCCCTACGCGTACGACGACTTCCTCGCCCACCCGGCGGGCCTCGGCCAGGTGCCCGCGACCGAGCACGGCAAGGAGGTCGCCGTCATCGGCGGTGGCCTGTCCGGCATCATCACGGCCTACGAGCTGATGAAGATGGGCCTCAGGCCCGTCGTCTACGAGGCGGACCAGATAGGCGGCCGGCTGCGCACCGTCGGCTTCGAGGGCTGCGACCCGGGGCTGACCGCGGAGATGGGCGCCATGCGCTTCCCGCCGTCCTCCACCGCCCTCCAGTACTACATCGACCTGGTGGGCCTGGAGACCAAGCCGTTCCCCAACCCGCTCGCGCCCGACACCCCCTCGACCGTCGTCGACCTCAAGGGCGAGTCGCACTACGCGCGCACCGTCGAGGACCTGCCCGAGGTCTACACCCAGGTCATGGACGCCTGGAACGCCTGCCTGGAGGAGGGCGCGGACTTCTCCGACATGAACCGCGCCATCCGCGAGCGCGACGTGCCGCGCATCCGGGAGATCTGGTCACGGCTGGTCGAGAAGCTCGACAACCAGACCTTCTACGGCTACCTCTGCGACTCCAGCGCCTTCAAGTCCTTCCGGCACCGCGAGATCTTCGGCCAGGTCGGCTTCGGCACCGGCGGCTGGGACACCGACTTCCCCAACTCCATCCTGGAGATCCTGCGCGTCGTCTACACCGAGGCCGACGACCACCACCGCGGCATCGTCGGCGGCAGCCAGCAGTTGCCGCTGCGCCTGTGGGAGCGCGAGCCGGAGAAGCTCGTCCACTGGGCGCCGGGTACCTCGCTGTCCTCCCTGCACGACGGCACGCCGCGCCCGGCGGTCACCCGGCTGCACCGCACGGCGGGCAACCGCATCACCGTCACCGACGCGAGCGGCGACATCCGTACGTACGAGGCGGCCGTCTTCACCGCGCAGTCCTGGATGCTGCTGTCGAAGATCGCCTGCGACGACGCGCTGTTCCCCATCGACCACTGGACGGCGATGGAGCGCACCCACTACATGGAGTCCTCCAAGCTGTTCGTGCCGGTCGACCGGCCGTTCTGGCTGGACAAGGACGAGGAGACCGGCCGGGACGTGATGAGCATGACGCTCACCGACCGGATGACCCGGGGCACGTACCTGCTGGACGACGGCCCCGACAAGCCGGCCGTCATCTGCCTCTCCTACACCTGGTGCGACGACAGCCTGAAGTGGCTGCCGCTGAACGCCAACGACCGTATGGAGGTCATGCTCAAGTCGCTCTCGGAGATCTACCCGAAGGTCGACATCAGGAAGCACATCATCGGCAACCCGGTGACCGTCTCCTGGGAGAACGAGCCGTACTTCATGGGCGCGTTCAAGGCCAACCTGCCGGGCCACTACCGCTACCAGCGGCGCCTGTTCACCCACTTCATGCAGGACCGGCTGCCCGAGGACAAGCGCGGTCTCTTCCTCGCGGGGGACGACATCTCCTGGACGGCGGGCTGGGCCGAGGGCGCCGTGCAGACCGCGCTGAACGCGGTCTGGGGCGTGATGACGCAGTTCGGCGGCAGCACGGACCCGGCCAACCCCGGTCCGGGCGACGTGTACGACGAGATCGCGCCGGTCGAGCTGCCGGAGGACTGA
- a CDS encoding DUF5995 family protein, protein MTTTQQVPGGPRTGTAARPARPGTVPPQAPAPPASVAAVLARLRALEATLPPADGIAVFNRVYLSVTEEIARRLGTGGFQDPSAAGELDAVFARRYLAAVDAAGAGLTVPACWRPVFQLRRHPGVRPLQFALAGINAHIGHDLALAVVDTCRALECEPAALASDFDRVGDLLTGMEERIRESLMPGPDLLDVADPLTHLAGSWSLEMARDGAWAAARVLWSLRGMPETAREFTERLGSGVGLVGRCLLTPLG, encoded by the coding sequence ATGACGACGACTCAGCAGGTCCCGGGCGGCCCGCGGACCGGAACGGCCGCCCGCCCGGCCCGGCCGGGCACGGTACCCCCGCAGGCCCCCGCGCCCCCGGCCTCCGTGGCCGCGGTCCTGGCGCGGCTGCGGGCGCTGGAGGCCACCCTCCCGCCCGCCGACGGCATCGCGGTCTTCAACCGGGTCTACCTGTCCGTCACCGAGGAGATCGCCCGGCGGCTCGGCACGGGCGGCTTCCAGGACCCGTCGGCGGCGGGCGAACTGGACGCGGTCTTCGCCCGCCGCTACCTCGCCGCGGTGGACGCGGCCGGCGCCGGCCTGACCGTACCGGCCTGCTGGCGCCCGGTGTTCCAGTTGCGCCGCCACCCCGGCGTACGGCCGCTGCAGTTCGCGCTGGCGGGCATCAACGCGCACATCGGCCACGACCTGGCGCTGGCCGTCGTGGACACCTGCCGCGCTCTGGAGTGCGAACCGGCCGCCCTCGCGTCGGACTTCGACCGGGTCGGCGACCTGCTGACGGGCATGGAGGAACGCATCCGGGAGAGCCTGATGCCCGGACCCGACCTGCTGGACGTCGCCGATCCGCTCACCCACCTCGCCGGTTCCTGGAGCCTGGAGATGGCCCGGGACGGCGCGTGGGCGGCGGCACGGGTGCTGTGGAGCCTGCGCGGCATGCCCGAGACGGCGCGGGAGTTCACCGAGCGGCTCGGGTCGGGCGTGGGCCTGGTGGGCCGCTGCCTGCTGACGCCGCTGGGCTGA
- a CDS encoding phospholipase, whose protein sequence is MSRRFAAALSASAMTVTALVAAAVPAQAAPADKSKVLSGWTQTDAGSYGGWLAARGNQGKWAAYAFDWSTDYCSKSPDNPFGFPFETSCARHDFGYRNYKKAGTFAANKPRLDSALYADLKRVCAKYSGAKKTSCNALAWTYYEAVKNLG, encoded by the coding sequence ATGTCCCGAAGATTCGCCGCAGCCCTGTCCGCCTCGGCCATGACCGTGACCGCACTGGTGGCGGCCGCGGTGCCGGCGCAGGCCGCCCCCGCCGACAAGTCGAAGGTGCTGTCGGGCTGGACGCAGACCGACGCCGGCAGCTACGGCGGCTGGCTCGCGGCCCGCGGCAACCAGGGGAAGTGGGCGGCGTACGCGTTCGACTGGAGCACCGACTACTGCTCCAAGTCGCCCGACAACCCCTTCGGCTTCCCGTTCGAAACGTCCTGCGCGCGCCACGACTTCGGCTACCGCAACTACAAGAAGGCCGGCACCTTCGCCGCGAACAAGCCGCGCCTGGACAGCGCGCTGTACGCGGACCTCAAGCGGGTCTGCGCCAAGTACAGCGGCGCGAAGAAGACCTCGTGCAACGCGCTCGCCTGGACGTACTACGAGGCCGTCAAGAACCTCGGCTGA
- a CDS encoding uracil-xanthine permease family protein encodes MGLGVRWTVHGDGRTPAPGAVVRPDERLSWPRTAGLGAQHVVAMFGASFVAPVLMGLDPNLAIMMSGVSTVIFLLATRGRVPSYLGCSLSFVGVAAVIRAQGGTSATVTGAVLVVGVALFLVGVAVQRFGARIIHAAMPPVVTGAVVMLIGFNLAPVTASTYWPQDQWVALLTMLFTGLAVVCLRGFWSRIAIFLGLVFGYGISWVLDLVFGKIHSANGAGQITDHWRLDLSGVGKAEWIGLPSFHAPSFQWSAILVALPVVIALVAENAGHVKAVGEMTGDPLDDKLGTAISADGVGSVLSTALGGPPNTTYSENIGVMAATRVYSTAAYWAAAGFALLFGLCPKFGAVVAAIPGGVLGGITVILYGMIGLLGAQIWVHNKVDLRNPLNLVPVAAGVIIGIGGVSLKISENFELGGIALGTIVVLSGYHVLRALAPAHLKQQEPLLDEGTSAYDEEDAPREPSAPDRPEKPRPTE; translated from the coding sequence ATGGGCCTCGGTGTGCGCTGGACCGTGCACGGCGACGGGCGCACCCCCGCCCCCGGAGCCGTCGTCCGGCCGGACGAACGGCTGTCCTGGCCGCGGACCGCGGGCCTCGGCGCGCAGCACGTGGTGGCCATGTTCGGCGCCAGTTTCGTCGCCCCGGTCCTGATGGGCCTGGACCCGAACCTCGCCATCATGATGTCGGGCGTCTCGACCGTCATCTTCCTGCTGGCGACCCGCGGCCGGGTGCCGTCCTACCTCGGCTGCTCGCTCTCCTTCGTCGGTGTCGCCGCCGTGATCCGCGCGCAGGGCGGCACCAGTGCCACCGTGACCGGCGCGGTCCTCGTGGTCGGCGTCGCGCTCTTCCTGGTCGGCGTGGCGGTGCAGCGGTTCGGCGCGCGGATCATCCACGCGGCGATGCCGCCGGTGGTCACGGGCGCCGTCGTGATGCTGATCGGCTTCAACCTGGCGCCGGTGACGGCGAGCACGTACTGGCCGCAGGACCAGTGGGTGGCGCTGCTGACCATGCTCTTCACCGGGCTGGCCGTGGTCTGTCTGCGCGGTTTCTGGTCCCGGATCGCGATCTTCCTCGGGCTGGTCTTCGGGTACGGCATCTCCTGGGTCCTGGACCTGGTCTTCGGGAAGATCCACTCGGCGAACGGCGCCGGGCAGATCACCGACCACTGGCGTTTGGACCTGTCGGGGGTCGGCAAGGCCGAGTGGATCGGCCTGCCGTCCTTCCACGCGCCGTCCTTCCAGTGGTCCGCCATCCTGGTCGCGCTGCCGGTGGTGATCGCGCTGGTCGCCGAGAACGCCGGGCACGTCAAGGCGGTCGGCGAGATGACCGGCGACCCGCTCGACGACAAGCTGGGCACCGCGATCTCCGCCGACGGCGTCGGCTCGGTGCTCTCCACCGCGCTCGGCGGCCCGCCCAACACCACGTACTCCGAGAACATCGGCGTGATGGCGGCGACCCGGGTCTACTCCACCGCGGCCTACTGGGCGGCGGCCGGTTTCGCGCTGCTCTTCGGCCTGTGCCCGAAGTTCGGCGCCGTGGTCGCCGCGATCCCCGGCGGTGTGCTGGGCGGCATCACCGTCATCCTGTACGGCATGATCGGCCTGCTCGGCGCGCAGATCTGGGTGCACAACAAGGTGGACCTGCGCAATCCGCTGAACCTGGTGCCGGTCGCCGCGGGCGTCATCATCGGCATCGGCGGCGTCAGCCTGAAGATCAGCGAGAACTTCGAGCTGGGCGGCATCGCCCTCGGCACGATCGTGGTGCTCTCCGGCTACCACGTGCTGCGCGCCCTGGCCCCCGCCCATCTGAAGCAGCAGGAGCCGCTGCTCGACGAGGGCACCAGCGCGTACGACGAGGAGGACGCGCCCCGCGAGCCGTCGGCCCCGGACCGGCCGGAGAAGCCGAGGCCGACGGAGTGA
- a CDS encoding acyl-CoA thioesterase, with protein MSVEALEAAPAVPYGQLVPVTVHFDDLDALGMLHNSRYPLLVERAWAEFWHARGFGFDGDWAAAGDMCNVIKEMKVSYEQPVTRPGYYAAHLWVERLGRTGLTYGFRLCSADGEVTYARGHRVLVRVDPQALRPTPWSDHARGIAAELLHPEAQTV; from the coding sequence GTGAGCGTCGAAGCCCTTGAGGCAGCCCCCGCCGTCCCGTACGGCCAGTTGGTCCCCGTCACCGTGCACTTCGACGACCTCGACGCGCTCGGCATGCTCCACAACTCGCGCTACCCGCTGCTCGTCGAGCGCGCCTGGGCCGAGTTCTGGCACGCCCGCGGCTTCGGCTTCGACGGGGACTGGGCGGCGGCCGGTGACATGTGCAACGTCATCAAAGAGATGAAGGTCTCGTACGAGCAGCCGGTCACCCGGCCCGGGTACTACGCCGCCCACCTGTGGGTCGAGCGCCTGGGCCGCACCGGCCTGACGTACGGCTTCCGGCTCTGCTCCGCCGACGGCGAGGTGACCTACGCGCGCGGCCACCGCGTCCTGGTACGCGTCGACCCGCAGGCGCTGCGGCCCACCCCTTGGTCGGACCACGCCCGCGGGATAGCCGCCGAGCTGCTGCACCCGGAGGCGCAGACCGTCTGA
- a CDS encoding MFS transporter, whose product MDETRGPAPAAPPEKPPEQPFSPARLRRARWSVAAVFLVHGSVTGSFATRVPWIQDHAQISAGQLGLALAFPAIGASLAMPLAGRISHHLGARTALRALLALWTLSLALPALSPNLYGLCGALLVYGATSGMADVAMNALGVETEDRLGRPIMSGLHGMWSVGALLGSAAGTVAAHAATDARLHLAVAAAVTTVLGAVACRGVLDLRSTPDEHPPPRFALPPRSALIIGAIGFCAVFAEGASLDWSAVYLRDVLGTDAGLAAASTTAFSCTMAVARLAGDRVVARFGPVRTVRASGVLATAGGVLIVLARHPAMAVAGFALVGLGIAVVVPLAFAAAGRSGPAPSQAIAGVATITYTSGLIAPSAIGSIAQATSLTGSFLLVTALACGLIAGAGVLRVRGRGSTGRDAVPTEDLERS is encoded by the coding sequence ATGGACGAGACGCGCGGGCCCGCCCCCGCCGCACCCCCCGAAAAGCCGCCGGAGCAGCCCTTCTCCCCCGCCCGGCTGCGCCGCGCCCGTTGGTCCGTCGCGGCGGTCTTCCTCGTGCACGGCTCGGTGACCGGCAGCTTCGCCACCCGCGTCCCCTGGATCCAGGACCACGCCCAGATCAGCGCGGGCCAGCTCGGCCTCGCCCTCGCCTTCCCCGCGATCGGCGCGTCCCTCGCCATGCCGCTGGCCGGCCGGATCAGCCACCACCTCGGCGCCCGCACCGCACTGCGGGCGCTGCTCGCCCTGTGGACGCTCTCGCTCGCGCTGCCCGCCCTCTCCCCCAACCTGTACGGGCTGTGCGGCGCGCTGCTGGTGTACGGCGCGACCTCGGGCATGGCGGACGTGGCGATGAACGCGCTGGGCGTGGAGACCGAGGACCGGCTCGGCAGACCGATCATGTCGGGGCTGCACGGCATGTGGAGCGTGGGTGCCCTGCTCGGCTCGGCGGCCGGGACCGTCGCGGCGCACGCCGCCACCGACGCCCGGCTGCACCTCGCCGTCGCCGCCGCCGTGACGACCGTCCTGGGCGCCGTCGCCTGCCGGGGTGTGCTGGACCTGCGCAGCACCCCCGACGAGCACCCGCCGCCGCGCTTCGCGCTGCCCCCGAGGTCCGCGCTGATCATCGGCGCGATCGGGTTCTGCGCGGTCTTCGCGGAGGGTGCCAGCCTGGACTGGTCGGCGGTCTACCTGCGGGACGTCCTGGGCACCGACGCGGGCCTGGCGGCCGCTTCGACCACGGCGTTCTCGTGCACCATGGCCGTCGCCCGGCTGGCGGGCGACCGGGTGGTGGCCCGCTTCGGGCCGGTGCGCACCGTACGGGCCAGCGGCGTGCTGGCGACGGCGGGCGGCGTCCTGATCGTGCTGGCCCGGCACCCGGCGATGGCCGTGGCGGGCTTCGCGCTGGTCGGCCTGGGCATCGCCGTCGTGGTGCCGCTGGCGTTCGCGGCGGCGGGCCGCAGCGGCCCGGCGCCCAGCCAGGCCATCGCGGGCGTCGCCACCATCACGTACACCTCCGGGCTGATCGCCCCGTCGGCCATCGGCTCGATCGCCCAGGCGACCTCGCTGACCGGCTCGTTTCTGCTGGTCACGGCGTTGGCCTGCGGGCTGATCGCGGGCGCGGGGGTGCTGCGGGTACGGGGCCGGGGCTCCACCGGGCGCGACGCCGTGCCGACGGAGGACCTGGAGCGCTCCTGA
- a CDS encoding ROK family transcriptional regulator: MDETRGPAPARTASAAVRTTPRTASPSTARAINDRLALQLLQSEGPLTAGELKARTGLSRPTVADLVERLQAAGLITVVGESGARRRGPNARLYGIVAGRAHLAAVDLRTHGATLAVSDLLGRVLAEATVPVGPDADPGQAAANGVATLEKLLGEAGAGRPHVVAVGAPGLVDPATGRFGGTEWVPAWHAALVTAFGDRPAAPVLLENEVNLAAVAEQRDGAACDRDTFVLLWLGHGTGAAVVLDGRLRRGASGGTGEIGFLPVPGTGALPTAAGCDGGFHSLAGSAAVCRLAAEHGIEAGPGEGGPGPGGTEATGAPAAEALVRAAVEAGDTGAAFLDALAARVAIGAAAVCAVLDPGCVVLGGETGRAGGDALAGRVAEHLARMSPLRTEVRAGTVGGRAVLRGAVLAAMDAAQDDLFGPAA; the protein is encoded by the coding sequence ATGGATGAGACGCGCGGACCCGCCCCCGCCCGTACCGCCTCGGCCGCCGTACGCACCACCCCGCGCACCGCCTCACCGAGCACCGCGCGGGCCATCAACGACCGCCTGGCCCTCCAGCTCCTCCAGAGCGAGGGCCCGCTGACCGCCGGGGAGCTGAAGGCGCGCACCGGACTGTCCCGGCCGACCGTCGCCGACCTCGTCGAACGCCTCCAGGCCGCCGGACTGATCACGGTGGTCGGCGAGTCGGGCGCCCGGCGCCGCGGGCCCAACGCGCGGTTGTACGGCATCGTCGCCGGCCGCGCCCACCTCGCCGCCGTCGACCTGCGCACGCACGGCGCCACCCTCGCGGTCTCCGACCTGCTCGGCCGGGTGCTGGCCGAGGCGACCGTCCCGGTCGGCCCGGACGCGGACCCCGGCCAGGCGGCGGCGAACGGCGTGGCCACCCTGGAGAAGCTGCTCGGCGAGGCCGGCGCCGGACGGCCGCACGTCGTCGCGGTCGGCGCGCCCGGCCTGGTCGACCCCGCCACCGGGCGGTTCGGCGGTACGGAGTGGGTGCCCGCCTGGCACGCCGCGCTCGTCACGGCGTTCGGCGACCGGCCCGCCGCGCCGGTCCTGCTGGAGAACGAGGTCAACCTCGCCGCCGTCGCCGAACAACGGGACGGCGCCGCGTGCGACCGGGACACCTTCGTCCTGCTCTGGCTGGGCCACGGCACCGGCGCCGCCGTCGTCCTGGACGGCCGGCTGCGGCGCGGCGCCTCCGGTGGCACCGGCGAGATCGGCTTCCTGCCCGTACCGGGCACCGGCGCGCTGCCCACGGCCGCGGGCTGCGACGGCGGCTTCCACTCGCTGGCGGGTTCGGCGGCGGTGTGCCGGCTGGCCGCCGAGCACGGCATCGAGGCGGGGCCGGGGGAGGGCGGGCCCGGCCCCGGAGGCACGGAAGCGACCGGCGCCCCGGCCGCCGAGGCGCTGGTACGCGCCGCCGTCGAGGCGGGCGACACCGGCGCCGCCTTCCTCGACGCGCTGGCCGCCCGGGTCGCCATCGGGGCCGCCGCCGTCTGCGCCGTACTGGACCCCGGCTGCGTCGTACTCGGCGGCGAGACCGGCCGCGCGGGCGGCGACGCGCTGGCCGGGCGGGTCGCCGAGCACCTCGCGCGGATGTCCCCGCTGCGTACCGAGGTACGCGCGGGCACGGTCGGCGGCCGGGCCGTGCTGCGCGGCGCGGTGCTCGCGGCGATGGACGCGGCCCAGGACGATCTGTTCGGGCCCGCGGCCTGA
- a CDS encoding SDR family oxidoreductase, whose product MTTILVTGGTGTLGRAVVGRLLAAGHDVRSLSRHPHTGTERPRLHPYAVDLRDGSGLAPALAGVETVVHCASSPRGDTEAAGRLVQAALAAGVRHLVYISVVGVDRVPLGYYRTKLDVERLIEDSGLGWTVLRTTQFHDLVLSMVKAGARLPVLPVPAGVRLQPVDVREVAARLVELASGAPAGRVADLGGPEARSARELVRDTLRAGGRRRVLVPLWVPGRLFGALRRGENLALGHADGTVGYGDFLAERSGGAVEAGR is encoded by the coding sequence ATGACGACGATTCTGGTGACCGGCGGCACGGGCACGCTCGGCCGGGCCGTGGTCGGCCGGCTGCTCGCCGCCGGTCACGACGTACGCAGCCTCAGCCGCCACCCGCACACCGGCACCGAACGGCCCCGGCTGCACCCGTACGCGGTCGACCTGCGCGACGGCTCGGGCCTGGCCCCGGCGCTGGCGGGCGTGGAGACCGTGGTGCACTGCGCCTCGTCGCCGCGCGGTGACACCGAGGCGGCCGGACGGCTCGTCCAGGCGGCGCTGGCCGCCGGGGTACGGCATCTGGTCTACATCTCCGTCGTCGGCGTGGACCGCGTCCCGCTGGGCTACTACCGCACGAAGCTCGACGTGGAGCGGCTGATCGAGGACTCGGGGCTCGGCTGGACCGTCCTGCGCACCACGCAGTTCCACGACCTGGTGCTGAGCATGGTCAAGGCCGGTGCACGGCTGCCGGTGCTGCCGGTGCCGGCCGGGGTGCGGCTCCAGCCGGTGGACGTGCGCGAGGTCGCCGCCCGGCTGGTCGAGCTGGCGTCCGGGGCGCCGGCGGGCCGGGTGGCCGACCTGGGCGGCCCCGAGGCGCGCAGCGCCCGCGAACTCGTACGGGACACCCTGCGCGCCGGCGGGCGGCGGCGTGTGCTCGTACCGCTGTGGGTGCCGGGCAGGCTGTTCGGGGCGCTGCGGCGGGGCGAGAATCTGGCGCTGGGGCACGCGGACGGCACGGTGGGGTACGGGGACTTCCTGGCGGAGCGGAGCGGTGGGGCGGTGGAGGCTGGGCGGTAG
- the ribD gene encoding bifunctional diaminohydroxyphosphoribosylaminopyrimidine deaminase/5-amino-6-(5-phosphoribosylamino)uracil reductase RibD produces the protein MATPAPAQTAAMRRAIQLAARGLGHTSPNPVVGCVVLDAAGNVAGEGWHERAGGPHAEVNALREAGERARGGTAFVTLEPCNHTGRTGPCAQALIEAGVARVHYAVPDPNPAATGGSTTLAEAGIEVEGGLLADEAAAGNEAWLTAVLRRRPFVLWKYAATLDGRIAAADGTSRWITSAESRADVHRLRAQADAVIVGSGTARADDPHLAARVAGLADTEVSQPLRVVIDTGAAVVKPGARVLDGTAPTLIAVAEDADTGHLDGLAPIVRLPRSAGGTGVHLPALLDALYERDVRSVLLEGGPTLAGAFLAAHAVDKVVGYLAPVLLGAGPAALGDAGIATIGQALRLEVTDTARLGPDLRITATPARHTLNEEN, from the coding sequence GTGGCCACCCCAGCCCCCGCGCAGACCGCGGCGATGCGCCGAGCCATCCAGCTTGCCGCCCGCGGCCTCGGGCACACCAGCCCCAATCCCGTCGTCGGCTGTGTCGTCCTGGACGCCGCCGGAAACGTCGCGGGCGAGGGCTGGCACGAGCGGGCCGGCGGTCCGCACGCCGAGGTCAACGCGCTGCGCGAGGCGGGCGAGCGGGCCCGCGGCGGCACCGCCTTCGTCACGCTGGAACCCTGCAACCACACCGGCCGCACCGGCCCCTGCGCCCAGGCCCTCATCGAGGCGGGCGTCGCCCGGGTGCACTACGCCGTCCCGGACCCGAACCCAGCCGCCACCGGCGGCTCCACCACCCTCGCCGAGGCCGGGATCGAGGTCGAGGGCGGCCTGCTCGCCGACGAGGCCGCGGCCGGCAACGAGGCGTGGCTGACCGCCGTACTGCGCCGCCGCCCCTTCGTGCTGTGGAAGTACGCCGCCACCCTCGACGGCCGGATCGCCGCCGCCGACGGCACCAGCCGCTGGATCACCTCGGCCGAGTCCCGCGCCGACGTCCACCGGCTGCGCGCCCAGGCCGACGCGGTGATCGTCGGGTCCGGCACCGCCCGCGCCGACGACCCGCACCTCGCCGCGCGCGTCGCGGGCCTGGCCGACACCGAGGTCAGCCAGCCGCTGCGGGTCGTGATCGACACCGGCGCCGCCGTCGTCAAACCCGGGGCCCGCGTCCTGGACGGCACCGCGCCCACCCTGATCGCGGTCGCCGAGGACGCCGACACCGGCCACCTCGACGGACTCGCCCCCATCGTCCGGCTGCCGCGCTCCGCGGGCGGCACCGGAGTCCACCTGCCCGCCCTGCTCGACGCCCTGTACGAGCGCGACGTCCGGTCGGTGCTCCTGGAGGGCGGCCCGACCCTGGCCGGAGCCTTCCTCGCGGCGCACGCCGTCGACAAGGTCGTCGGCTATCTCGCCCCCGTCCTGCTCGGCGCCGGCCCCGCCGCCCTCGGCGACGCCGGAATCGCCACGATCGGCCAGGCGTTGCGCCTGGAGGTGACCGACACCGCCCGGCTCGGCCCCGACCTGCGCATCACCGCCACCCCAGCCCGCCACACCCTGAACGAGGAGAACTGA